Within Trichoderma atroviride chromosome 2, complete sequence, the genomic segment GCGAAAAACAGACGAAAGCAATTACCTCAGTCTTGCAATCAGCAGGTCACAAGAGCTTACCTCGGACTTTACCTCAAGCTCCAAATTTTGTAGTTGCTTTACCTGCCAAACGCCCTATAATACATAACGAGACAAGATATTTCTTCGTCCTGTCCCTATTATTAAGTGTTTCCTGTCCAGTAGTGACAAGCTGATTGATACTCGGTATTTGATAGTAgtggcctctctctctctctttctcttgacCAAGAAACCAGCGGAAAGAAGGATTTGTTACCCATAAGTCAAGAGTGGTGGGCTACAAGCTAATAAAAGACGACATAGGATAAGAGATCGGGGGGGTGTTGAAGTTTTGGTGATCTAAGTGTCTGAGAATGGTCTGGTGGCAGACTGCAGGCTTCTTACCCTTGAGAGGTGAAAGAAAGGATGCAAAGGAAATTCGTCAAGCAATCATTGCTTACCCACCAAGTGTCGAAATTTGCGTCGACTTGCACCAGTCATCTACCTTAGTAGCGGCGCAGCTTTCGAGGGTCTTCATAGCCACCACCTTCGTATCCTCGCTTCCGGTTGTCGTCATCGCGTGGGCGATCATAGTCCCTTTCCCGATACCCACCTTCTCTGCGGCCAATGGGTTCCATGTTACTACCAGTCCGACGTCCCTCGCGGTCTCGGTCACCACGGTCACGGTCACGGTCTCGATCACGGTCGCGGTCGCGGTCTCGATCGCCACGGTCACGATCGCCATAtcggccgccgccatctcgGTGGCCGCCAGATCTGTCATCATATGAGCGTCCGCTGCCTCGAGACTCATACCCACCACCAGAGAAGCCTCGATCTCCGTTTCTTCTGTCGAGGCCGGGGCCGGACGGCGCTCCATTGGGTGCTCCAAATCCGCTTCGGTCGCCCCCTCGATCGCCGCCTCTATCGCCGCCTCGGGGGCCAAAGTCGCCGCCACCGCTTCGGAATCCGCCTccacggccaccaccaaAGCCTCCACGGAAtccgcctcggcctcggcctccttcGAAACCTCCCTTGAAGCCTCCGCGgaagcctcctcctcctccaccaccaccacctcctccaaagcctccgGGGCCACCGGGGCGAGATGGCATTGCTCGGGTATAGCCTCGACCGCCTAGGCCACCGCCTAATCTGCGGGGCAGCCAGTTCTTGGCAGTCCTGCCGCGTTCAACATCCACCTTGATACGCCTGTCTTTGATGCGAATGCCATCACAAGCGTCCAGGGCAGCTATTCGTTATTGCGTCAAGAGACGCCAATGTCAGCAACTCTTACCATAAAACTTTGCGCGGATTCATGGTTCATAGATTGGGAAGGATGAGACAGGCAAGCTTGAGGGCCTAGTGGACGTCTCTCGTGGTATGCTTCTGCAGATGGGCAAGCTTGAGGGCCACATCTTCGAGGTATATCCACCGGAATTTGGATTTGGAATGGTCATATAGCATAAAAGGGATGGGGAAAGTTTACCTCTCATATCCTTTTCGCGCTCAAAAACAACAAATGCGTAGCCTCTGTgtggtttcttcttcttattagGCTTCTCGTGAGCATGGGTATCAACAATAATGCGAATCTGGTGAAGCAGGTCAGTTCCAGTTCTCAGGCTATAACGTAGACATTGATGGATACGGACACGCTCAATGGGGCCAAACCGCCCAAACTCTCTTTCCAGATCACGCTCCTCGGCGTCATAGCTAAGGCGGGCAACAATGAGAGTCTTGAAGGCATCTCCACGGATGTTGGGATCCTCGTTTGGTTTAACTATCAGCACCAGTTAGTACGGCAATTAAAATCTGCATCAAAGCTGCGTTCCAACTTGACTTGGCATCCTTACATTGTTTGGGCCCCTCGGTAACAAGATTTGTAGCATTCTCCTGTGTCTCTCGCTTTTTCCGATCGCGCATCTCCAGCCAGCTCTCGGTGGGCTCGTACTTGTCCGTCTCCTTGTACTTTTGAAGCTCAGGCAGGAAAGCAGCCACGCCGCCGATGGGAGCCGTCCTGCGCTTCTCAGGCGCATGGTCAGATGGTTCTACCCATCGCAGCGGAGGTCGCGCGGCAAAGAGCGCCAACAAGTTAGGGGGTAACTTGTCGGTCATCGCGTAGGATCCGGGcaatcgccgtcgtcgctaTCGATTGGcaggcagagagaagatgcaggacTGTTCGGTCAGAGGCGACCACGGGTTCTGGCGTCCCAGATATCAAGATGCCCTGGTGCGAACGGGTTATTGCCTGCAGCAAGTAGCGTGAGACAAGCTGCCGCGCGCTCTGCCAGCAGTAAATTCGTGTAGCTTGACTCCAACTGAATTGAGTTTTGCCGGGGTTGTGCCTTGTGGCGCTAGCCCCGATCCGTCCGGCCATCGAATTGTTTCAATTTTCGATGCTGCGCTAGACGTGCTACGAGCTCGATCATGAGAATAGCGGCTGGAATATTCAGGCCACATCCAAAATGACAGTCAAGGCGTTGCGAGCCATTGCTGATGGCAAGGTATGCGGACGATTTGCACAAATTATTGGCGGAGACGAACTGACTTGGAGTTAAGAATGGCCTGGGGGCGTTTGTCCTTCAGTGCAGGAAGCTGGATCTGCATTACTGCGACTGGGCGGGCAGCTCAAGGGGAATGAAGTAGGCATATTCACACAAGCCGAAAGCATGGTCTGTTCATCATTGCTAATCTCATCTTCCGTATAGTGGCTTCATCAAATCACTGCTTCCCAAGTTCGCAGCCGCCAACCCCCAGATCGAGTTCGCCGTTTCCCCACGACCCGGCAAGCaccccgtcgtcgtcggacACTACATCAACGGCCGTACAAAGCCCATCTGCGTGCGCAACCTCTCGCCATACGAGATCCTGCAAAAGGTGGAACTGTTGAGAGATGCTAGTGGAGAGAAGTTGAGGAGGACGAACAAGGCTGTTCTGAGCACCAAGCCCAGTGTCAGAGGCATCTGGTCTCCGTACCACGGCAAGGGAATGGCTGTATGATTTGAGCGAATTTTCTGTTTTACTACGGTTTTTTATGTATTATGCCCGTGTATTTGTATTAGGATGGAGCACATAGATAAAATTGGTattgggctgctggtgcaTATAGGACACACCGCTACAAGATGTAAATCACTGCAACTTGCTGGGAATAATGTCCATATCATTTACGAATTTTATTGTCTTATCGGAAGCTtcattactttttttatacactatatttaacttttatcGGATTATGTTTTCTAGGCAAGAGAAAGCATTTACTGCTTCTGGCAgttgatgatgtcgacaaCTAAGGCTCGTTAGCATATGAGAGGCAATACAGGGCAAAGTCAACAGTCTCAACTTACAAGCAGGCTTGAGAGAAGCACCGCCGACGAGGAAACCGTCAATGTCGGCCTGCTTGCTGAGCTCGCCGCAGTTCTTCTCGTTGACGCTGCCACCGTACAGGATGCGAGTCTCGTCGGCAACCTTGTCGCTGACGTTGGCCTTGAGCCACTCTCGGATGGCCTTGTGAACCTCCTGGGCCTGCTCAGTGGTGGCAACCTTGCCGGTGCCAATGGCCCAGATGGGCTCGTAGGCGATGACAATCTTGGACCAGTCGGAAATCTGGGCCTTGAGGGCGGCGAGCTGCTTGCTGACCACATCGATGGTCTTGCCGGCCTCGCGCTCCTCCAGGGACTCGCCGCAGCACCAGATGACGCTGACGCCGTTGTCAGTGGCGTACTTGGTCTTGAGGGCAACAACCTCGTCGCTCTCGCGGAGGATCGTGCGGCGCTCGGAGTGGCCCAGGATGGCCCAGTTGATGCCGCTGTCCTTGAGCTGGGAGACGGAGACCTCGCCGGTGAAGGCGCCATTGGGCTTGTCGTAGACGTTCTGGGAGGCgacctcaatctccttgcgGAGGTTCTCACGAACGAGGAGCAGATGCAGGTAGGAAGGAGAAACGACGACCTctagagagagaagaacaGGGCGGTTAAAATTGTTTCGTTCTGTTTCACCAGAGCGCCTTCAAAGGACAAAACGAGCACATACCGACGCTGGGGTCGAGAGTGGCGTTGTTCAGGTTGCCGACAATCTCCTTAATGGACGAGATAGACCCGTTCCTGGCAGTAGGCTTCCATCAGCTTGGCTTCGCTCCCAGTTTGCAATTGTCCATATCCAAAGCCCTGCGCTGTTTTGACCAACGCGGGGCATGGCGGGGTGGTACGACgacaggaaagaaaaaaggtaaCACAACTCACATCTTGAAGTTGCCGCCGACGAAAAACTTGCGAGCCATTGTGACTGGAGTAGAGAGTATCGTGTGAATAAGGGTGCTAGGAAGCAGATGCAAAAAGACGCAAAtccaaagagagagatgaagctGGCGTCGATGATGTAGATTGGCGGTAGCAACGAGAAAACGTTCGAGCTTCGGGTGGAGGGGCAGAGCAGCTGTTTAGCTCCAAACATGTGCCGCAAATGCGCCGAAATCCGGTAGACGACGCTGTGTGCTGGGATCGGCCCCACCATCGGCTACGAGTATAAGGGACCAGACATCTGTTATGTGTCTATAATATGACATGGCTACTAGAGGGCTTCAATTGCTCATTACATTTTAACAGTATGCATCTAATGTTTTATGATTTATGGCCTTCTCGGTAGTGGACGCTTCATGTACCTTTTGACAATGCTTCTTCTATGCTTTTCCACAGCGAAAAGATCTGCGTGACTGGCTACGTATGTGGCTCTACTTGCATGATTCATGAACATATAAAGGGAATCATCACCACACCAGGGGATATAAAACATATGAAAGGGAATGAATCAGCCGCAGAGTTGAAACAAATGTCTAAAGCTTGAGTGTGATAGACAAACTTCCCACCCGTATATATAGAGACGATGCAATGCCTCCCCCCCAACTCCAAAGATCTGCTACCCTAGCATAAGTTCTTCATCACAAGCTTGAATTCACCCTACACTCTAGCCAGAGCAACCCAAGTCTGCTTCTGAAATTATTTCCTCAGTTTGCcacaaataaaaaaaaactctgaACCATGTCCACTTTCTCATACCATTTGGATCAAGAGCTGATGATGCTCCATTCAACCGTCATCGCCCTCAACGAGAGTCTCCTGACTCTGGACACGGCGGCACAAAACGCGGCACAGAACGTAGCACGAGAGCCTGAAACAGCCCTAAAGCCAGTTCGCGACGCAACGACGTACGCCATCGGCTTGATTCACAGCATTTATCCATCGATTATGACCTTGAGGGGTTCTGTGCAAGTACTGAGAGATCTTGGATGGTAGGCCCTGTTATGGCAAGCTCGCTTTGGTTTCATTTGAGTAAAGATGTACTACTCAAATAAGTCTCAGTAGAGAGCTCATCGTTCGTGAATAGAGCCCTGTTACACTGTACCACGGCAGAGGTCGCCTCTTGAGCAGTTATTTACAGGGGAGTCAGTGAGCCAAAGACAGCATTGAGTAAAAAGCAAGTAGCAATAATTCATTGTCATCATGAAAGTATATACCAAGTCCAACccataaaaagaaaatatacTAAGAAAATCATCACCAGTGAAACTGGCTGAGCGAATGCCGGTGCCCTAAGAAAAGGCATCTAAATCTAAAGTACCGAAGAAAACCGAGGGTAttgacaaagaaaaaaccatGTGAAGACAAGAATGAGTATCAAATCAAACGCTGTTTATCCCTTTCAAACCCAAATCCTAGCCCAAATCCAAAATCCAGATCCAAATCCAGGTCCAATTCCAAACCCAAAACCAATTCCAGCCAATACTTTTAGCatccaagaaaagaaagaaagatataaaataaacaaaactGGGATGCTTTTGGTTCATCCATAAAATCGATGAAAACATCGCTCCGGCTCAAACCCCGAAGTAGCATGATGAGCTTTGCCCAGCAGCCACTATTCTGCTAGGCTTAGCAGTCCGTGATGGACGTAACCCACTATACGAGACTGTTTACTCGCAGGGtgtccatgccatgccatggggtgtatatatatgatgcaaataggaaaataaaaaggaacTAGCCCGCGTGGAGCTATATCATGGTAATAAACGAGAGACCAAAACACAACCAGTCATCGACACTTCAAGGGAGATAGTGTCGGCCGTTGGGTGCCAACTCAGTCTTGATGTTCACTTGGGCCGAAGTCATCTTGAGCATAGCCTCAAGGTGCTTTTGGGCCTCAGAAATGTGCTGGAGGTTGTGGACATCGTTGGGCTTGGTCATTCGGCTCAGCATATCAGTGACGACCTTGTGGTGGTCCATCCACTGTTCAATGAGAGGCTTGACAGGGGGCTGCTTTGGCTCTGGGGCGGGCATCGACTTGATTGAGGCCTTGCGGCTAGTGGAGCCTTGGGCATCAGAGACATCAGACGACTTGCGCTTGCGTCCCTTGGCGGCTTGCTGAACAGCTCCAATAGGGGAgctgccagcgctgccgtGATCATTGTGAACTCGCTTCATGTGGTCTCGCAGATTCCACTGGCGCGGGAAACCGCTGCCAGGAATGGATCGCTCACAACCTTCATGCATGCAGAGGAAAGGCTTATCGCCGTGGCCGTGAAGACCATGAGCTTCACGCTCgtggcgaagaaggcagGCAGTAGAGGAGAATCTGGCACCCTCGCAAGCTTCAGCCTTGCATCGGTAGGGCTTCAAGTGGGAGTCAACAAACTTGCTGTAAGAGAGGTTGGTGATTAGCATTTGAAGTCTGAAAGGATAAGACCACACAGGCTTACTCGTAGTTGCACTTAAGCTTCTCGGGCTTGTGGTTGCAGTTTTGCTGGCCCTCCCAGGGGCAGTGAAAGAGGCCGTCTCCCTTGGGAGTGACGTTCTTGTACAGAGCATGGTCTCGGGCAGACTCTCCCTCATTTCCCTGTCGGCGGGCGGTATAGGCTTGGGGAAGAGAGGAGGTATCTTCCATCTGGGACACGGCGTGTTTGTGAAGGTCCTCTGGCATCATGGGGATTTTTCTGTCTCTAGAATCGAGCCGGTAAGAACATGTCTCATCCACATTGTGGAATATAACATACCTGGGCGATTGGCAAAGCTCGGGGGAAGAGGCAGGGCTGAAAGGAGCAGACTGCCATGAATCATCAATGGTAGCAGGGGAGGAAGttctggagatggagctaGAAAAGCAATCCCAAGTGCTGGGGGATGATGCATCCGGGACAGAATCATTGGCAAAGTGCATCTGAGATGGAACCACGTGGAGCGGGTTCACGTTATGGACCGGGAAGGCAACGCCATCGGCACCCAGACCCATTTCGAGAGAGGCGTAGTCGGACCAGTACATGTGGGACGAAACACCGTGGGCATCTGAGTTCAAGAGGCAGGAATCCATTCCGTTCATGGAGCCAGTAGATTGAGATCCACTCCGGAAAGCTTGTGCATTACCTCTAGTGCTCATATTAGACATCTGTGTCGGTGAAACAGCAGAGCCGTTGGAGCGGCTCGAGCTAGCTCGAGACATAGCCTGGGCTCCTATGTGGATGGACATGGGCGCCTTGGGAGCGGCCCATGCCACCGCAGCGGGTTGGGCCTGATCAAGTCTGGGTCCCCTAGGTGAGTTATGACCAGATGCAAAAAGATATTCCTCGGCTTCTCCTGAGTGCGATGATCCATTGTCCGGGTAATCATGTAAGTTCTGTGGCCCTTCTGCATTTGCACCCCACGACGAACCGTTCATAAGGTCCGCCGTTGGTTCTgtatgagaaaaagaaaacatggCAGGGGTAGGCGCAGCCATAGATGACTGGGAGTAGCTGAAGGTGCTAGGTCAGGTTAGTGTGCTGTTCTCACCACCAAGATTCATCAacgtagaaaagaaaagagaaataagCAAGACTAGGCTTGCGGTATCAACTTTGATCCTACGAGGGGGGGTCAGTAAGCTAATCGTAGAGTCAATAGGGGGAACAAGGTCACACAAACCCAGCCATAGACAAAAGAGGTAGTTGTTCTGACAGCAAGTCTTCACAATCccatgaaaaaaaagtatcCATATTGGGCTCCGGCTTCAAGAGATGAGTTGGCGTAATCCAGCGTGGTCCAGTGtagtccttttttttttgggtcGATTTGTGACTCCAGGTCAAGCAGGGCAAAGAAgggcaaagcaaaaaaaaggacaaagcTAACAAAAATTCATAATCGCGTACATTCATTTCGAACCGAGAGGCCAACAAGGTCCGGACACGTGAGTCGAAAGACACATGGGTTTTGGAGTCGGTGAAGGTCCAGCTCAGAGTAAGGCCAGTTGTCACAGATCCGCTTCTGCAAGTTTGCGTTCGCAGTCAAATTAAACTGCTTTCCGTCCAAGTCCACGTGTAGACCGCTTAGGGCCAGCTGTACAGTCGTAGGTCGTGGGGTGACTGGTCATCCCGAGATCTAGAAAAGCAGGTCCGTACATTCGCTGGATGGTCCAGAAGGTCCTCTGGCTCCGCAGGTTCTCCGTAGCAGATACGTGGCTCATGCAAAGATTTGGCCAATGGAAGATATCGAAAATCTGTCGCTTCAATTCAAATAGCGGGCCGTTTCTTACCAGTGGCACAAGGCCAGAAAATTATATATGTCATTGATTTCTCAATTGTTTCCTTGTCCGGCTGGACAAGTCCTgttccaaaaagaaaaaaaaagttctgTTCCGTTCAGAAGGTCCGCGTGGCTATTCCAATGGCTTTTTGGCATCCTGGTGTATCCTGTGGCTGGTTTCAAGGCGGCAAGACAAGCTgacagaaacaaaagaagaaaagaaattacaTGATACTTCGCTCAACAGGACGCAATTTGAAAAGCAGAAACAGAACAaacgaaaaacaaaaaaaaaaaaaaaccgaaaagcagaaaaagcagaaaaaacACGCAATATCCTGAGCATAAAGAAAACAGTACCTGGGCAGCGAAGAGACCTCATCAAGGTCAACAGCATTATAGCTAGACATGTTTGCCTGGTGAGGCAAAAGAGCAGCTGTCATTGTATCCCGGATGGAATCTGTGAACAGGGCCCTGGATGGCAGATCCGGCAGGTCAACTTGGGAGAGTTGACGGTGAAGATCGAAGTGATGGTGGCGACGAAAAAGTCCCTTGGGTTTACTTGCAGTTCCTGACGGCTgactgatgatgagatggggGCTGCAAGTGGATACAAATGAGAAGTGAAAAGTCGGTCTTGGTACGATGATAAGAGGATTCAAGGATGTTTTGGGCAGAAACCGTTGGgcagaaagaagaattaGGAGAGGAAGTTGGGCAACGAGGGGGCCCTGCGGGTTTTATCATTGCCGTCCAGTCTGACTCTCGATCCGAGTAGGCGCAATACCCCCGCCGCAAGCGTGTCTCACCACTCAGCAATGCCAATAAACGGCCGCCGCAATGGCCTCTGTGCTGGCCGCAGGAGTGCGCTGGCGTGTTTTCGTTGAGGATGATAGGCTCGCTTTACAGGGGCCTGCATGgtgtgctggcgctggccgGGTCTCTTCCTTGGTTGTTGGATGGATCTAGTGGAGCACGAGACCGACGAAGGATCCTATCATTGACGAGCATCGTCGTGCGAAGTGACGAACAGTGGTGATGGCTGCAGGCCAACACAGCAGTGCAGAGGAGGCGGGCACCAACGAAAATTTTTTCTCTGCCGCAGttgcaggaggaggagacggCCGGTGAGGCGGTGCCGCGAGCTGGTGCGTTTGGTCTCGTTTGACATATAATGCCTCGCCGGTGAGAGGTGATTGAGGCGAGCCGTGAAGCAGCTGTTCGTCGCCAGTAGATTGCCGCTCTGGCGAGCCTGTAGAAAAAGCACGGCGGTTGAGCGTCCCCTGGTCCTTGGCTAGCGGTCTCAGACCCTGTCGAGCGAAGAAAACAAGCCGGGTCTGGCGTTGCGAGCAGCTTCAATTCCGTCATTGCCGGCGGCCGCACCCCAGGACCGGCCAGGTCAGCCTACTGTATGTGTTGTGTGTTGTACATGCTGTCGGCGGCTCGTATCAGGCGGCCAAGCGCTGCGCTCTGCATGGTGAAGCGTAACATGGTGGACCGCGCGAGGGCATCTCGAGCCTCTCGTTGGCCGCTTGCAAGGTCTTGGAAGCGGGGTTTATCAGCACCAGCGTCCAAAATGCCGCCAGAAAGATGCGCTGGCATGCAGGCAGGGAGCGTCGCAGACGAATAAAGAGCGTCGACGGTGATCACGCAGAAACGCGATTATGCACCTGCTCAGCCATTTCGTCACCGCGCGCGGGCAGGTGAGCCATtgaaataaaagagaagacgaCGTGTCGACTGGTTGGAGGAGAGCGGTTGAGGTTGAAACAGCCCAGGCCGCAGCAACTGCTGCATTAGCTAAGCCGCCTGGCAGTGGCATCTTTCGAGCTCGGTCCTCCTCCCCCTCTCCTGGATGAACCAAAACTCCCGCGACGATATTCGATATTTACAGCATAAATTTCTGCAATTCCAGATACCTATACAGATAGATGGCTTGAAGCTGTGTCTGTTGCTGCATGCTGTATCCCGAGGAACTGGAGGTTATCCCGGCGGCAATTCTGATATCCTATCTGGTGCTCACATCTGTCAACCATCTGCGCAGGGAGAACCGGTTCTTTCTCTCTAGGCTGCTTCATTACTCGACAACAACTGATACAGCCCACCAAGGACCTATCGGATTTCTCCATTGGTGCAGCTTCCGCCCCAAGGCAGAAAATACAGCAAGTGCTGTGTGCATAAGTGTGCTCAATCTCGTTCGCAGGAGTCCTCAGCCGCAGTCTTACACCGAAATGAGCCTTCAGCCGCGGCGAGGCATCATGACGATCGCCTAGGTAGGCTTATAGAATCTTCTTGGCTGCCTGAAGGCTCATTTCGGATGGGCTGATTTCAATTTCCGCCTGGGACGCCGGCAGTCTCAGCCCGTTGGGCTCGGCTGGGTGCCATTTGTTGAATCGAAATGGCTGCCCGATTTACTCATAATGAGCCTCTATGCCATCTACCTACCCCTTTCAACCGCGCCCTTCCCTTATTTTCTTTACTAATGAGCGACTTATTCGATTCTTCATATGCTGAAATTCATCTGTATCATGAATTTTCGTTATTTTCAGTGCCAATCTGGTCAATATTTGCAAACATTCTGGCATTCTCACGTTCCGTTTTGTACGGAGATTGGAGCGAACCGCTCCCTGTTTGCTTTGCATTGTTTTGCTGCTCAGAATTGTCGATCATTTTTGAGTTGGATCCACTGTCCCGAGCTCCACGCTGAGAACAAGGTTTGGTTTGGCGGATGTAACCGGGGTGGTAGGTTGAGGCCTGACTGATTCGTAATGCCCAGCTCATGGTTTGCTTTTCCGTGTGGCATGTCTCGAAGTCGTACTAGCATTCGCACTACATCCGAGTGTCACAGGTATAATGAGCATTCTAGAATAAATAAGAGTGCTTGGCAGTGCCATGACGCTTGTGCTCCGTAGGACCAGCCTGGGATTGACATTGCGGAATTTAGGCtgtctacatgtaggtaggtgGTAGTATAAAGCCACACATTGCTGCTTTGGGACCGTCGTTGAAACTGTCTCGGCTGCCTTTACGCCGCACTCCGTATACGAGATTGACTCCCAACGTCTCCACGCCGGTGAGCCCTGCACTAGAGGCCGGCTGCGCAGGTGAGCCCAGGTTGAAGTAATCTCGAGTTTCTCACTCTTGCAAGGTACTAGAGCATACACTCTGGCCCGAGACTGGATTGATTCTCGGAGTCTAATGCAGTTGACAATATTTCATAGAGGCAGGTATTAGTAGTATCATACTAGAAGGTGTAAGTGATAGCGGTACCTATCCAGTACCTTGCAGAGCGCCCGAATGCGTGTTAGCTCGCTGGTCTGTTCCAGGTACCCCGTCGACTCCAAAGGCCATCGAGAAATTGCGATCGATATTGTCCAACCCATGAAACGGGAGCGCCAGAGGTTCACCCATGTCCTCGGGCAGGCCTTGCTCTCGCGTGCTCGCTTATCCCCGATCCAGCTGATGCCGCCAATCTTCCAATCCCATTGCCCAATCGACCATGATCCTGACAGAGAGCTCTGAGCTTGGCTTCGAGCTCTATCCAGCTCTCCAGAGCTCCGAGAACCTTGAATGTACGTGCGAAATACCAGGTACATGCATGAGCCTcagccaaagccaatggCAATGCGTCTCCTGCACCTATGCTGCCTAAAGAACTGCTAGATGCTACATACACATGTGTTCAGCCGAATTGGCCGACTGCATGCACTCCAAGCCCGCTGGGAAGCTCATTTTACGGCTCACGGCGTCTGGAATCTCCCAGCGAAGCTCGAGCAGTTCCCGGCGTACGATACGGGCGGCTCGGCTGAATTCGTCGTCGAAACCCTTCTCACTTGCTTCTCTCTCGCGGATCCGCTCGTCCTCGCATGAATGTTTCCCGCCGTGGATGGCCCATGCCGTGATCTAAGTGGGCAGCTTGTCCGGATCAATGCGGTTGGGCTGGAAGCAGACGCAGCCCAATGGCTCTCATGTTGATGCCCAAACGGACATCAGCCAGCCTACCACATGCATTGACCGCctcccttgccctttttcCCTGCCTGGAATTTCCGGACCCC encodes:
- a CDS encoding mitochondrial 54S ribosomal protein mL43 (BUSCO:EOG092D4CHT) gives rise to the protein MTVKALRAIADGKNGLGAFVLQCRKLDLHYCDWAGSSRGMNGFIKSLLPKFAAANPQIEFAVSPRPGKHPVVVGHYINGRTKPICVRNLSPYEILQKVELLRDASGEKLRRTNKAVLSTKPSVRGIWSPYHGKGMAV
- a CDS encoding uncharacterized protein (BUSCO:EOG092D3K72), which gives rise to MARKFFVGGNFKMNGSISSIKEIVGNLNNATLDPSVEVVVSPSYLHLLLVRENLRKEIEVASQNVYDKPNGAFTGEVSVSQLKDSGINWAILGHSERRTILRESDEVVALKTKYATDNGVSVIWCCGESLEEREAGKTIDVVSKQLAALKAQISDWSKIVIAYEPIWAIGTGKVATTEQAQEVHKAIREWLKANVSDKVADETRILYGGSVNEKNCGELSKQADIDGFLVGGASLKPAFVDIINCQKQ
- a CDS encoding uncharacterized protein (EggNog:ENOG41), yielding MTAALLPHQANMSSYNAVDLDEVSSLPSTFSYSQSSMAAPTPAMFSFSHTEPTADLMNGSSWGANAEGPQNLHDYPDNGSSHSGEAEEYLFASGHNSPRGPRLDQAQPAAVAWAAPKAPMSIHIGAQAMSRASSSRSNGSAVSPTQMSNMSTRGNAQAFRSGSQSTGSMNGMDSCLLNSDAHGVSSHMYWSDYASLEMGLGADGVAFPVHNVNPLHVVPSQMHFANDSVPDASSPSTWDCFSSSISRTSSPATIDDSWQSAPFSPASSPELCQSPRDRKIPMMPEDLHKHAVSQMEDTSSLPQAYTARRQGNEGESARDHALYKNVTPKGDGLFHCPWEGQQNCNHKPEKLKCNYDKFVDSHLKPYRCKAEACEGARFSSTACLLRHEREAHGLHGHGDKPFLCMHEGCERSIPGSGFPRQWNLRDHMKRVHNDHGSAGSSPIGAVQQAAKGRKRKSSDVSDAQGSTSRKASIKSMPAPEPKQPPVKPLIEQWMDHHKVVTDMLSRMTKPNDVHNLQHISEAQKHLEAMLKMTSAQVNIKTELAPNGRHYLP
- a CDS encoding uncharacterized protein (BUSCO:EOG092D3TIC); translation: MTDKLPPNLLALFAARPPLRWVEPSDHAPEKRRTAPIGGVAAFLPELQKYKETDKYEPTESWLEMRDRKKRETQENATNLVTEGPKQFKPNEDPNIRGDAFKTLIVARLSYDAEERDLEREFGRFGPIERIRIIVDTHAHEKPNKKKKPHRGYAFVVFEREKDMRAALDACDGIRIKDRRIKVDVERGRTAKNWLPRRLGGGLGGRGYTRAMPSRPGGPGGFGGGGGGGGGGGFRGGFKGGFEGGRGRGGFRGGFGGGRGGGFRSGGGDFGPRGGDRGGDRGGDRSGFGAPNGAPSGPGLDRRNGDRGFSGGGYESRGSGRSYDDRSGGHRDGGGRYGDRDRGDRDRDRDRDRDRDRDRGDRDREGRRTGSNMEPIGRREGGYRERDYDRPRDDDNRKRGYEGGGYEDPRKLRRY